The genomic interval AGCTTTCTGCTTGAAAAAAATACTGATAAGCTGCTCGGTCTTTAGAACGCAGACAGATGAATAACTATATGAAATAATTATATGAAAGATAATAAAAATTTTGAAGAAAGACTGGAGCGTTTGAAAGCAATTGTCGCAGGTCTTGAACAGGGTGATCTCCCCCTTGAAGAGGGCGTTGCTCTTTTTAAAGAAGGACAGTCGCTTGCTAAAAAATGTGCGGATCAGCTCCAGAAAGCCGCGAATGAAGTTAAAATTGTTGGTGACGGGTTAATTAAAGATTTTGAAGCTAAAGTTGAAAATGAGGATATGACTGATGACAATTAAAGAAAAACTTGCAGTACATGCTGCAGAAGTTGAGCAATATCTCGCAGAGTGTCTTAAAGGTCGCGGCATACCTTATGGTCTGCTTGAATCAATGGATTACAGCCTTCTTGCAGGCGGTAAACGGCTTCGCCCTGTGCTGGCACTTGTGTGGGCGCAGATGCTTGGAGCGCAGAAAGAAGCGGTTATGCCTTTTGCCGCAAGCCTTGAGCTTATCCATACCTATTCTTTAATCCATGATGATCTACCTGCAATGGATAACGATGATTTAAGACGCGGCAAGCCTTCCAATCATAAAAAATTTGATGAAGCCACAGCAATTCTTGCCGGAGACGGACTGCTTACAGAAGCTTTCGGTCTTATGACACAGGCAAAAGCTCCGGCAGAAGTTGTAGTAGAAGCTATCAGCCTCGCGGCTTATTCTGCAGGAGCTTGCGGAATGGTCGGCGGTCAGGCTGTTGATATGAGCTATACAGGACGCGATGGCGTAACTCTTGACGAACTTAAAGTTATGCACGCAATGAAAACCGGGGCTTTGATTCTTGCCGCCTGCAAGTCAGGAGCTATTCTGGCCAGAGGAGTCGGCGCAACTGATGATGATGTCAGACGGGCAGAAGAGTATGGCCGTTTGATCGGCGTTGCATTCCAGATTGTAGATGATGTTCTTGATGTTGTGGGCGATGAAGCTTCCCTTGGAAAACCTGTAGGAAGTGACGAAGAACAGGGCAAATCGACTTACCCCTGTCTTATCGGACTTGAAGAAAGTAAAGAGCTTGCACGTAAATATGTGGATGAAGCAGTGGAACTTCTTTCCCCGTATTCCGGTGCAGAAGCTGATTTATTGTCAGAGCTTGCGCAATATATAGTTGATAGAGTTTATTAATCACTGATTTTTTATTCTAAGTGCGGTGGCGTTTTTTGTTTTAGGCGGTTAACACTGTTAAGTGGTCTTTGAGATTACAGGTGAATATTGGCCTATGTTTTTGAGTAGTATAACCCGGTGCGAGGTTCGGGGAATATGAGCAGTTCTGAAAAGTCATGTAAATGCGGGGAGTATCCCCTGCTTAAAAGTATAAAGAATCCTGTACAGGTTCAGTCTCTTGGAAAAGAAGAGCTGGTTCAGCTTGCTGACGAACTTAGACAGTGTATTATAAATACCGTTTCCAAGAGTGGCGGGCATCTTGCTCCTTCTCTTGGTGTAATTGAGTTAACCATCGCACTTTTTAAGTGTTTTGATTTTGATACTGATCGTATCGTCTGGGACGTCGGCCATCAGGCTTATGCTCATAAAATTTTGACCGGGCGTTATGAACAGTTTCATACGTTACGCCATAAAGACGGCATCAGCGGTTTTCCGCGCATGTCGGAAAGTCACTATGACCATTTCGGCGTAGGTCATTCAAGTACGTCTATTTCTGCCGTTCTAGGGATGGCTGTTGCTAATGACCTTGACGGCGGCGGCCGCAATTGTGTTGCTGTTATTGGTGACGGATCAATGACTGCCGGGCAGGCTTTCGAAGGTCTTAATCAGGCCGGAGGAATGAAGCGCAAGATGGTTGTCGTTTTAAACGATAATGAAATGTCTATTTCCGCTAATGTCGGAGCGTTATCTTCATTTTTAAGTCGTAAGTTGTCTCATCCTGTTTTGACCAGATTCAAAAGAGATTTTGAAAGTCTTTTGAAGCAGATACCTAAAATAGGTGATGACCTTGCTATGTACGCAAGGCGCGGCGAAGATTCGTTTAAAAGTTTCTTTACTCCGGGAATGCTTTTTGAGGCACTTGATTTTACCTACCTTGGACCGATTGACGGGCATAACACTGCTGATCTTATTGAAGTTTTCGAGCAGGTTAAAAAACTTGATACTCCAGTGCTGGTCCATGTCCTGACTAAGAAAGGCAAAGGGTACACACCGGCTGAAGAAAATCCGACACATTTTCACGGTGTCGGCAGTTTTGAGCCTGAAACAGGTATGGCCGCCAAATTTAAAGGCGGGCTGCCTTCATATACTGAAATTTTCGGTAAAACTCTCTGCCAGCTTGCAGCAAAAGATGACAAAATTATGGCCATCACCGCTGCGATGCCGGAAGGAACCGGAACCGATTGTTTCAGAGAAACTTATCCTGATAGATTTGTCGATGTAGGTATATGCGAACAGCATGCCGTAACTTTTGCCGCAGGACTTGCAACCATGGGGTATAAGCCGGCTGTTGCAATTTATTCGACATTCTTCCAGAGAGCGTACGATCAGATAGTACATGACGTTTGTCTGCAAAATTTGAATGTTAACTTTTTCTTAGATCGCGGAGGACTCGTCGGCGCTGACGGTGCAACGCATCACGGCGTATTTGATATGTCTTTTATGCGCCATATTCCAAACCTCATCTACATGGCTCCTAAAGATGAAGCTGAGCTTGCACGTATGGTTGCGACCGCTTTTAATTTTAACGGCCCCGCAGCGGTCCGTTACCCACGCGGAGTTGGAATCGGGGCAATAATGGACAAAGAACCTTCTTTGCTTGAAATAGGTGAAGGGGAGCTTCTTCGTGATGGATTTGACGGAGTAATCATTACTCTGGGGTCCAGAGTCTGGCCTGCCGTTGAAGCTGTCGAAGAGCTTGATGACGAGTATGGAGTCTCCATTGCTATTTTTAACACTCGCTTTTTAAAGCCGCTGCCTGAAAAACAGCTTCTGGAATTGGCTTCCCGCTTTAAACGGATAGTCATTGTTGAAGAAAATGCTAAAGCCGGTGGTTTCAGTTCAGCTGTTGTCGAGTTTTTTGTTGATCAAGACGTGCTTGACGGGCATCACATTAAACGTCTTGGTATTCCTGATCAATTTATTGAGCACGGAACACAGAAAGAACTCCGTGAAGAAATCGGTATTGATAAAAACGGAATGAAGAATGCGATGCTTGAACTACTTGATAAAAAATAGTTTTTGCTGAAAGAATAAAAAAACCTGCCGGAGAGATCCGACAGGTTTTTTTGTGCCTAATTTTATTTCTAATTCACTATCAGCAGTACATTACCGGTGTCAGCGGTAATTCCGTCAGGTGCATTTTCCCCGAAAGTCTGTAGCACTAGATTCGCATCAACAATAACTCCCTGCTCAAGCAAGCTGGCACCGACTTCTTTAGCAATAAGGTTGAAGAGCTTCACTTTCAGCAAAATCTCTCCTTCACCCACATCTTCGGTGTTTTTTGCGCTGATTTCACTGCGAAAAGGGCTTATTGGAGTATCGCGGCCCATTGCCATACCCGCAACGCCGGGCAAGGCCCCTGAAAGTGATAATATATCGCCATCTTTAACTTTGACGATATCGATATTATCCGCAGGGCAATTGTTAAGAAAAACAGTTCTGATTCTGCTTTCTATATATTCAGGTAAAAAGCCGGTACCTGCTAGGAGAAATTCTCTTATGCTCATTCCGGCAATTCCGCGCACGCCGACTCCTTTTTGAAGAAGCATTACAATACCTATTGTTCCGGCTGCGACTGTTACAGATTTTAAATTTTCGTACATGCTCACCCCGTATCGGTTTTATTCGTTGTCGTGGGTATTATGCTTTTTATGATATAATATGCTGTTTTATTTGATTTTTAAATAATGGACCTAACAAGGTGTCTTGTCAAATATGGGAACAAGAAAGATACGCGGATATAAAAAAGGCCCATCTGAATGGAATAAATTCTGTGACCGATTTGAGCACTTAAGAATTTATTATTCAGATGAACCTTTTACAGTTTATAAAATATTGAGCAAAAATATCTATTTATTTTTATTCATTTCCTCTTCACGTAAAGCACGTCTAAGTACTTTACCTACCATTGTTTTCGGCAGCTCTTTACGGAATTCAACCTGTCTTGGTACTTTATATCCTGCAAGTTTTTCACGGCAATAGGCAATTATCTCTGTGCGATCCATCGATTGCCCTTCTTTAAGTACAATATATATTTTAACAACTTCACCACGGGTCTTGTGCGGTAAGCCTACTGTTACAGCTTCCTGAATTTTAGGATGTTCGTATAATACTTCATCCACCTCACGCGGGTAAATATTGTAACCGCTGGAAATGATCATATCTTTTTTGCGGTCCACTATATAAAAATATCCTTCCTCATCCATATAAGCGATATCTCCGGTGTAAAGCCAGCCGTTGCGTATTGCTCCGGCAGTTTCATCGGGTTTGTTGTAGTACCCTTTCATGACCTGAGGACCGCGAACAATCAGTTCTCCCATTTTTCCAGGAGCCAAGGGAATGCTTCCCACTTCCATATCTACAATTGCGGCATCTGTTCCAGGGACAGGGACACCGATTGATCCCGGCTTTTTCTTTCCGTCAAGCGGGTTGAGATGCGTTACAGGGGAGGCTTCCGTCAGTCCGAACCCTTCAACAATGGTTGCACCGAAAACGGAATCAAACTGCTTAATCGCTTCAACAGGCATAGGGGAGGACCCTGAAATGCAATATTTAATCGACGCAATATCAAATTTAGCTAATTCTTTTTGCTGGAGCAGAGAGATATATAAAGACGGTGCGCCGGGGAAAAGAGTCGGCTTAAGTTTATGCATTGCCTTAAGAACATCAAGCGGCACATAGCGGGGAAATGGAACCATAGTGGCTCCAAGTGATGTAGAATAATTGAGACAGACAGTAAGGCCATATATATGAAAATAGGGGAGAATTCCAAGTACTACCTCTTGCTGTCTTCCCAGTTTATGAAGCATAGCATGAAACTGCTGAATATTGGCCCCGAGGTTTGCATGTGTGATTTTGCACCCCTTGGAAAGTCCTGTTGTTCCTCCTGTATACTGGAGCAGGGCTGTATCTTCAAGCGGGCGTATATTCGGGGCTGAATATGTTTCTTTGCCTTCAATCAGATTCTTCCATTTTAGGACGGAAGAATCGTTATATGGAATTTTAGGCGTGTTTTTATCTTTCAGTCTTCTGAGCTCATATAAGTGCTTGAGTGGGAATTTTAGAGCGTCTGAAATTTTGGTGATAAAATATTTTTGGACAGGAAGTTTGTCACGCAGTTTAAGCAGCTTGGGCCAAAGCATGTCCAGAGTAATGATAAATTTTGCACCTGAATCATTTAACTGATGGACTATTTCAGTTTCCATATAAAGCGGGTTTGTCATTGTGACAACGCCGCCTGCTTTGAGTATGGCCCAGTAAGAAATAATCATCTGCGGTGTGTTCGGAAGCATTAAAGCGACTCTGTCGCCTGTTTCGATTCCGTTTTTGCGCAGATTCGCCGCCATTACTTCCGCATAGCTTTTCAGCTTTTCATACGTAATTGACCAGTTCTGAAATTCAATGGCTTTTCGCTTAGGCCATTTTTCAGCAGTTCTATCCAGATATTCAAAAAGAGGGCAGTAATTGAAATCCAGATTTTTGGGTACTTCCGGATCGTAATGATCAAGCCATGGGCGAATAGGTTCCACTCAACACCTTCCGATTATTCAATATTAATCTGATACCCTCAAATTAAGGGCAGGTCTTAGCTGCAGGGAGGCGCGAGTATAATGATCAGTTTAAGTTCTGGCAAGTATGTATATTAATTGCGTGTTGCCGTGGTAAAAATGGAAAGAATGTAATCTGTTAAATTCTTATTTGCTCCCTGCCCGCACTCTGAAAAAGGGCATCCTAATACAAAAGGGACTTCTAGTGGTCTTGGAGTGCCATGATAAACAACGATGTCACGCTGATCTTCATCGGCTTTTATGAGAACCTGCGTGGTTATAAAGCAAGAATCCGGTCCACTTTTAATTCTCTGTATCTCTGGGGACCATTCACTGACAATAACAGGGTAATCATCAAAAAAAGGCCAGTCTCCGCCATCATCAACTGCAAAACCTACAGTCTCAGAACTTTCCGCTACAGCCTGTTTAGGAGAAATACTGCCGATCCTGGCTTCAATCAGATAATCAACGTTACCGTCCGGATTATAATGGTATCCTAATCCTTGCAGCGCAGATATTATGTTTTGCTCCATGGGAACAATTCCGGATTCAAGCCTTTGAACGCTGCCGTCATTGTTTAGCTGAAATAAAACAACTTTGACATTGAACGACCCTGATTTAGGGTTGAATATCGTCATTGGAACAGCAGGTTTAACTTCATGGCTTGCACAACCTGCCAGCGTCAGCAAAAATATGAATGTAATTAATTTTACAATTGCAGATTCTTTAAGCATAGTATCCTCAGTTTTTATATAAAATTATTGCTAAGAGCTTTCTTATACCATTAAGGTGAATGGGGCAAACATATAGCAAAAGTCTGCGGTGAATTTTAATGGTCCAGATCAGCCATTCTTGGTTAAACGTGATGATCTGAATCTGTAATATATGCTCAGTTTAGAAATTGAGCGGGGGATTTTATGAGCGGGAAGGATATACTGCTGGATACGGGGACAAATGAGTTTGAAATAATTGAATTTTATATTGATGAAGCAAAAGCTGATGTCAATGATAAGGATTATTTCGGAATAAATGTTGCCAAAGTTTTGGAAGTTGTTGAGGCCCCGAAGGGACTGGAAGCAGCTGAAGGAGCTCCTCATCCGAGTTATCTGGGAACAATGTCTCTGCGTGATATAATTCTACCGGTGATTGATTTATCGGTGTGGCTGGGGATTGAACGTAAGGAATCAGAATTTCAATTAATTATTGTGACTGAGATTAATTCTGTCATTACCGGTTTTCTTGTCAGCGGAGTGACCCAGATTCACAGGATAGGGTGGACTGACTTAAAGACGCCGAGTAAATATATCGCTGATATGGGCTCAAACTGCATCACAGGGACAATAGATTTGAATGATCGTTTTGTCTTAATGATAGATCTTGAAAAAATTCTTGGTGAGCTTGATCCGAGTATGGCTGAAAATCTGGAAGGAGGAGGTTTGTCGGCTCCTGAAAAGTGGTCAGCACTTATTGTAGATGATTCCGCCTCTGTCCGGACCCTGCTTAACAAAAATTTCGAAGCAGCCAACTTTGATGTTAAACTTTTTACCAATGGCCTTGAAGCGTGGGAAGGATTGCTTGCCATGCGCAATGAAGCAAAGAATAGCGGAAAATCGATTACTGACATGCTTGATGTTATTGTTTCTGATATAGAGATGCCGCAAATGGATGGCTATACGCTTACCCGTCAGATCAAGGAAGATTCTGAATTATCAAAGCTTCCTGTAATTTTGTTTTCTTCGCTGATAACCAAGGGGCTTTATCATAAGGGCGAGAAAGTTAAGGCAGATGATCAGGTTACAAAGCCGGAATTCGGCGCGCTTACAGGGCGGGCTATTGCGCAGATAGAAAAATATAGAGCAAAACGTGCGGAAGTTCTGTAATAACAAGATAATACAGAGCCCCTGTCGGTGATTCCGGCAGGGGCTTTAAATATTTATGCGGATTATTTTTTGCGCCAGCCTCGTTCTTTCATACATTTCTCAAAAATATTAGCCTGCGAGTAGTTCTCGGAAAATTCGGCTTCATATGTTGTCGGCTCCGGTGGAGCGTCGTCAGTTTCTGCTCCGATTGGGTCAATTTCAGCTGACTGCTGTCCACAGAAAGCTTTATCCTTTGCGAGGATCTCATTTCGCTGGGCAGGGTCAACCAGATTTGGATTCTGCCATTTAGAACATCCTCCGATAATCAGCAGTGCAGCTATAACAGTCAAAATTTTTTTCATAGTTAACTCCGTTTCTTTATTCCGGTTTAAGGTCGCGTTCCATCAGGTCACAAACTGCTTTATCAGGGTCTTTGTCTTTGTACAGTATTTTGTAGACTTGTTCGGTAATCGGCATTTCAACGCCTAACTTTTTAGCTAGAGTATGAACAGATTCTGCTGTTTTAACTCCTTCGGCGACCATTCTCATTTTAAGGATTTCAGAAAGCTTAAGACCTTGTCCCAGTTTTAAGCCGACTTGTCGGTTGCGGGAAAGATCTCCGGTGCAGGTGAGTATGAGATCTCCGAGTCCGGACAGTCCCATGAACGTTGCGGGATTTGCTCCCATTGCAACGCCGAGTCTGCTCATTTCGGTAATACCTCGAGTTATGAGAGCTGCTCTGGCATTGTTTCCGAAATTCAGACCGTCAGCTATTCCGGCGGCTATGGCCATAACATTTTTTATGGCACCGCCCAGCTCAACACCTCGGAAATCTGGATTGGTGTATACTCTTAAATAATTATTGGCAAAGAAAGCCTGAACTTCTTTTCCAAGCTCTTCATCTTCGCATCCCAAAACTATGGAAGTGGGTTTTTGCGCGCTTAATTCATAAGCAAAGGTCGGCCCTGAAAGGTGTCCGTATCTTGGGTTTAGTCCTTCAAGAGCTTCCTCAATGACTTGAGACATAGGTGCGCCTGAATTCAGTTCAATTCCCTTGCTGGCGCAGATTATTGCAGGATTTTTAGGAAAGAGGTGCTTGAGACTGATCAAAGATGAGCGCATGAACTGGCTTGGAACAACAAGAATAAAATATTCTGCTCCGTCCATGACTTTTGCAGGATCGCAGTCACATTTGAGTTTTTTTGAAAGGTCACAATTCGGTAAGTATATTGTATTGCGGCCAGTTTTTTTTATCTCATCAATCAGTTCCGCACTTCTGCCCCAGAGGCTCGCGTCATGATTATTCCGGGCAAGCGTGTTTGCTAAAGCGGTACCCCACGCTCCGGCACCAATAACAGCAATCTTCATATTTACTCCTTCAAAACAAAATATTGGAATTCCTCAAAAAAGGTTTCATCTCTTTTGCGGATATTATTTACATACACTTAACCGGAGTAATGTACGCATACTAAGTGATTATGGCAACCCGCATCACCGCAAGAAGAGCTTATCTGAATAGTATAAGCTTTACTTTATCTCTTTTAGTGTATAGAATAACTTGTATTTATAAATAGCTTAAATTGCAGGAGATTGTCATGAACGATACTGTTAAAGCTGAATGTCCTTACTGTTCCTTTAATGGGCCGCACCATTTATATAAAGCCATAACTCATGTTATAGTTTTAAACTCATGCAGCACACATGACGGGCAGAGTCCTACGGCTGACTCGGATGTGTATATATGCGGAAATTCTCTGTGCGGGAAACCTTTTAATGTTAAAAAGTAGATTATGCTTGAATCTGAGCTTGAAATTAAAAAAGGTGTGCCGTTAACGCCGGATCAGCAGCAAAGGTTTGAAAAGCTCGAGCAGGGTAAATATGGTGTGGCAGCGCACCTTCAAACTTATTCAGCTATATTATCTGCAACAAATATAGCCATGCTGGGATTGATTAATACTTTTACCTCAGCCGGAACAGGGTTTCAAAGTTACTGTTTTTATGGATCTGTTTTGGGGTATATTATTTCTTTGCTCATCTGCCTGTATGCCTTGTATCCAAGGTATGCAGCAGTTCCCATGTCTGAGATCAAACTTGAGATAATAAATGAAAATAAAGAAATTGCGCGAGCAAATAAGTGGCTTAAAGAGGCTTTCTTTATTTGTCTTATAGCGATTGCTTTATCGGTCCTGACAATCCTAAACAGTATTTTTTGTTAATAGCCTTTAATCAGCAAAAAGAGGGTGCATTGCACCCTCCTTGTTAGAGATTGTTTGCCGAATTTAAACAGATCAGAGAGGCCCTGTGCTCATCACATGCGACAGATCTTCGATCTTTCCAGTCTTGATTCGGTATTCATAAATCTTCTGCATATCTTTGTAGACTTGGAATACTTGGAAGAAACCATGCCAATGGGCATAGTCCGGTCCATTCATCGCTGCGCCTTGGCGTGCGCGTCTGCCGCAATGGTGCCAGAGGTAGTACATCAGCTCCTGAAATCCGTCGTTCCAAGGATCATCAATCAGCAACAGATTCTTTTCAGCTAGTTCTTTTTGCATCTTCGTCGCGCCGTCCCAATAGGTGTTGTAAAGATCTACAGCATCATCAAGGGTTTTGCGTTGGACATTTGTGTGAGTCGTGCCGTGGCAGTTGACACATACCTGACGCATAAGTTCATCACCTTTTTCGCCGTCTCCGCGTTCTCCGCTGCGGATGACGCTCTTCTGGTGCATCAAATCCCACTTGAGGCGTTCATTGATGTTATGAGTGGTACTCAGTTCGCCGATTCCGCTCATATGGCAGACTGCGCAGGTAGGGGCTTCATAGTCGCCCGGCTGCCACGCGTCAGGAGCACTGTCCCATCTCCAGTCTTCACCATGTGCGGCGTAACGTTGACCGTGCTTACTTTCCTGATAAATTTCAATATCCGGATGGTCCGGTCCCAGATGACAACTGGCGCAAGCTTCCGGCTTCCGGGCTTCCTCGATGGAGAATTTGTGTCTGGTATGGCACACAGTACAAGTACCGATTGATCCATCGGGATAACGTGTTCCTACGCCGCCCGGCCAAGTGTTTTTGATAGGTTTGTTGTCCGGTCCAAGTTCAACCTGAGTCCCGTGACACATCTGGCAGCCGGCTGAACGTGAAGCCGTGCTTTGAGGTGCATCGTCTTTTACTCCGATAAACTGTGCGCCTTCATAGTAATACATCAGTTTTATAAATTTTTTGTTGTCGATGACCGGATTTCCGGCAAGCTTGGCATGTCCGCTTTTCAGGAACTGATCGACTTCCTGTGGGTGGCAGCGGGAACATGTTTTAGAAGAGACCATCGGGGAAATAAAAATTTTAGTTCCTTTAAGCCCTTCGCATTGACTTGCCATTGGTGATGTTTTTTCAACAACATGACAATCATAACAGGATACTGTGGCGTGAGCCATTTTCCCTGATTTCCAATCATCAACAATTCCGGGAGTTTTCTTGGCATGACATTCAATACAATTTGTAGCGTCTTTAGAAAACCCTCTTTTAACCACCAGCTCTTTAGGAGCAAGGTTTGGAAAAGGAGCCGTAGTTTGTGCAGCATAAGCAACTGCAACCGACAGTGTTATGACCATCCCGGCTATCACTAATTTAATTACCTGCTTTAACATGATTCCCCCCAATTAAAATCATAAGTCCTTTTCAAAGAACTTGTTAGCCATTTCAATCATGTCTTTGTGACCGACATGAGGGTGGCAACTTGCGCATTTCTTATCCGTCTGTCCGTACAGATAAGCCCGATGGGCGAGAAGAGCTCCAGGTTTAACACCTCTTGGTTCCAGCTTAATGTGGCAATGCCTGCATGCGCTGTCGTAGGTGAATTTCAGCCTGTTCTTCTCGGCATTTTCGGCCCAGTCGAACTCTGAAGGGTTGAACGTGAAGTTATGGATTACGTCACTTGTTCCGGTGATTGCTTTGGTGGTCAGATATTCAAGAAAGTTTCCATGCGGCAAATGACAATCTACACATTGGGCCGCAAAGCCCTGCGGATTTTCTCCTCCGTGTATAGACTGCTGCCAAGCCGCTCTGAAAGGTTTCATTCCATGACAAGTTTGACAGAAAACATCTGTATTTGTCGTATCTATCATAAACCCAGATGCAAGCACCGTAACAACTGCTACCAAAAGTCCCGTTGCAACTCCCCAACGCCATCTTCGACTGAAACCGCTCCCCCCTTTGGGTTTAGGGTTTTTCGGCATTTTTCAGTCACCTCCATGTTGTTAGGATTTGTCTCTTAACTTACTGATTTATTATCTGTTTTTTTGAACACCTCCTTAAAAAAAATTAATAGTTCTATAAATATCTCATCATTAGAAAATTGTGTCTATGACTTAAGTCAAAAGATTTGGATGTATGAAAAAAAGTGGAGTGTGGAATTTTTGAGCCTATACAAACTGCTCATGGTAATTAATTGTGTTTCAACCCTTGAGCATGAAGCAATATGCAGGTATCACCTTTTTATAAAAACGAACCCGGTCTGAGTCAGGCCGCAGTCAAGGATGGGATATGGCTATAAAATTTACTGAGATTGAAGAAAACATTTTGGCACTTGCAGGTGGAACTCTTTCCGAAAGTGCCACTCCTTATGCTGATATAGCTGAGAAAGTCGGGACTGATGAAAATACAGTTATCGAATTGCTGACTCGTCTTAAAGATGAAAAAATAATTCGCCGTTTCGGTGCCACTCTAAGGCATCAAAAAGCTGGATACGGGGCTAACGCAATGGTTGCGTGGCGTGTGGAAGCTGATCAGAATCCTGAGAAAATCGGCGAACAGATGGCGAAAAGACCGGAAATCAGCCATTGTTATCTGCGTAGTGTTTTCCCTGAGTGGCCTTACAATTTATACACTATGATTCACGGCAAAGGTCTTGATGATTGTAAAAAAGTAGTAAGTGAACTGATGGCGGAAACAGGCATCACCGATCATTGTATCTTGAAAAGTTTGAAAGAACTCAAAAAAACCTCAATGAAATATTTTGAGTTCAAAAAGAGCTCTTAATTACTGTTAGAAAATATTTTTAAGTTCATTTAAAAATAGTGTTATACCTCAATGCTTAAAATTATAGATAGGAGTGTCTTTTATGGCTTCATCTTCTGATCTTTTTAAACACGCGCAGGAAGTTCTACCCGGCGGTGTTAACAGCCCTGTCAGAGCTTGCAAGAGCGTCGGCTGTGATCCTCTTTTCATAGAAAAAGCAGACGGCAGTCGTATGTGGTCTGTCGACGGGCAGGAGCTCATCGATTACGTAATGAGTTGGGGCCCGATGATGCTCGGTCATGGGTATCAGCCTATTAAAGACGCTGCACATAAAGCCGTGGATATGGGCGCAAGTTATGGCGCACCGTGTCCTGATGAGATAACTCTTGCGGAAGAAATTATTAAAATGATTCCATCTATTGAGATGGTCCGTATGGTTAATTCCGGAACCGAAGCAACCATGAGTGCTCTGCGTCTTGCACGTGGCATAACCGGGAGAGATAAAGTCCTTAAATTCGAAGGATGTTATCACGGGCACAGTGATTGTTTTCTCGCCAGTGCCGGATCAGGACTCGCAACTTTTTCTATTCCCGGAACCCCCGGTGTTCCAGAAGGCACAGTTAAAGATACTTTGCTTGCTCCATACAATGATTTAGCCGCAGTTAGAGCCGTTTTTGAAAAAGAAGGCAAAAACATTGCTGCTATTATTGTAGAACCTGTTGCCGGAAACATGGGACTCGTCCTCCCTGCTGAAGGATTTTTACAGGGACTTCGCGATATTTGCGACGAGTACGGTGCACTTTTAATTTTCGATGAAGTGATCACCGGATTCAGAGTCTCCGCCGGCGGAGTACAGAAGCGTTTCGGAGTTGAAGCAGATCTGACTACTTTGGGTAAGATTATCGGTGGCGGTTTCCCCGTAGGAGCATACGGAGGAAAGAGTAAATTTATGAACCGTATTTCCCCTTGCGGTGACGTTTATCAGGCTGGAACTCTTTCCGGTAATCCTGTTGCCATGGCAGCAGGTATTGCTACTCTTCGTGCTTTACAGAAGCAGGACTACGAAGCTCTCGAAGCTCGCACGCTTAAGCTTGCACAGGATCTTAAAGCCGCACTCGAAGTGAACGGATTCAAAATG from Desulfovibrio gilichinskyi carries:
- a CDS encoding NAD(P)H-dependent glycerol-3-phosphate dehydrogenase; protein product: MKIAVIGAGAWGTALANTLARNNHDASLWGRSAELIDEIKKTGRNTIYLPNCDLSKKLKCDCDPAKVMDGAEYFILVVPSQFMRSSLISLKHLFPKNPAIICASKGIELNSGAPMSQVIEEALEGLNPRYGHLSGPTFAYELSAQKPTSIVLGCEDEELGKEVQAFFANNYLRVYTNPDFRGVELGGAIKNVMAIAAGIADGLNFGNNARAALITRGITEMSRLGVAMGANPATFMGLSGLGDLILTCTGDLSRNRQVGLKLGQGLKLSEILKMRMVAEGVKTAESVHTLAKKLGVEMPITEQVYKILYKDKDPDKAVCDLMERDLKPE
- a CDS encoding multiheme c-type cytochrome, coding for MLKQVIKLVIAGMVITLSVAVAYAAQTTAPFPNLAPKELVVKRGFSKDATNCIECHAKKTPGIVDDWKSGKMAHATVSCYDCHVVEKTSPMASQCEGLKGTKIFISPMVSSKTCSRCHPQEVDQFLKSGHAKLAGNPVIDNKKFIKLMYYYEGAQFIGVKDDAPQSTASRSAGCQMCHGTQVELGPDNKPIKNTWPGGVGTRYPDGSIGTCTVCHTRHKFSIEEARKPEACASCHLGPDHPDIEIYQESKHGQRYAAHGEDWRWDSAPDAWQPGDYEAPTCAVCHMSGIGELSTTHNINERLKWDLMHQKSVIRSGERGDGEKGDELMRQVCVNCHGTTHTNVQRKTLDDAVDLYNTYWDGATKMQKELAEKNLLLIDDPWNDGFQELMYYLWHHCGRRARQGAAMNGPDYAHWHGFFQVFQVYKDMQKIYEYRIKTGKIEDLSHVMSTGPL
- a CDS encoding cytochrome c3 family protein; translated protein: MPKNPKPKGGSGFSRRWRWGVATGLLVAVVTVLASGFMIDTTNTDVFCQTCHGMKPFRAAWQQSIHGGENPQGFAAQCVDCHLPHGNFLEYLTTKAITGTSDVIHNFTFNPSEFDWAENAEKNRLKFTYDSACRHCHIKLEPRGVKPGALLAHRAYLYGQTDKKCASCHPHVGHKDMIEMANKFFEKDL
- a CDS encoding Lrp/AsnC family transcriptional regulator produces the protein MAIKFTEIEENILALAGGTLSESATPYADIAEKVGTDENTVIELLTRLKDEKIIRRFGATLRHQKAGYGANAMVAWRVEADQNPEKIGEQMAKRPEISHCYLRSVFPEWPYNLYTMIHGKGLDDCKKVVSELMAETGITDHCILKSLKELKKTSMKYFEFKKSS
- the hemL gene encoding glutamate-1-semialdehyde 2,1-aminomutase, with the protein product MASSSDLFKHAQEVLPGGVNSPVRACKSVGCDPLFIEKADGSRMWSVDGQELIDYVMSWGPMMLGHGYQPIKDAAHKAVDMGASYGAPCPDEITLAEEIIKMIPSIEMVRMVNSGTEATMSALRLARGITGRDKVLKFEGCYHGHSDCFLASAGSGLATFSIPGTPGVPEGTVKDTLLAPYNDLAAVRAVFEKEGKNIAAIIVEPVAGNMGLVLPAEGFLQGLRDICDEYGALLIFDEVITGFRVSAGGVQKRFGVEADLTTLGKIIGGGFPVGAYGGKSKFMNRISPCGDVYQAGTLSGNPVAMAAGIATLRALQKQDYEALEARTLKLAQDLKAALEVNGFKMTLNHIASIFTLFFTDKPVTDFASAKTGDADIYSAFYRHMRAKGINLAPSAFECTFTSFAHSEADYEATLEAVKSFKG